A window from bacterium encodes these proteins:
- a CDS encoding DUF2148 domain-containing protein: MIISSKEAEGKALVTVAELMCAAARTAPKTQEIDNVVAAIVGQESKDRLVTEMRTIARQERKQNFERDAACLEKVLLVVLVGTKIAPTGLSCGLCGYENCEACLEKNGMCVFNASDLGIALGSAVSVAANHRVDNRIMYSIGIAAVRLRLLGRGEEVKLVYGIPLSISGKDPFFDRERS; the protein is encoded by the coding sequence ATGATTATTAGCAGTAAAGAAGCTGAGGGAAAAGCCCTGGTGACCGTAGCTGAATTGATGTGCGCGGCGGCCCGAACTGCTCCTAAAACGCAGGAGATAGATAACGTGGTGGCGGCTATTGTGGGCCAGGAGAGCAAAGACAGGCTAGTAACCGAGATGAGGACTATTGCGCGGCAAGAGAGAAAACAGAACTTTGAAAGAGATGCGGCTTGCTTAGAGAAGGTTCTTCTGGTGGTCCTGGTCGGGACAAAAATAGCCCCGACCGGACTTTCATGTGGACTCTGTGGTTACGAGAACTGTGAGGCTTGCTTGGAGAAGAATGGCATGTGTGTCTTTAATGCCAGTGATTTAGGCATTGCCCTTGGCTCGGCCGTCTCAGTGGCCGCTAATCATCGGGTTGATAACCGCATTATGTATTCTATCGGCATAGCCGCCGTAAGATTGAGACTTCTTGGCCGGGGTGAGGAAGTTAAGCTCGTTTACGGTATTCCGCTGAGTATTAGCGGCAAGGACCCTTTCTTTGATAGGGAAAGAAGTTGA